The Syngnathoides biaculeatus isolate LvHL_M chromosome 16, ASM1980259v1, whole genome shotgun sequence DNA segment CGTCtggagtgatgcggactttgtatcggtctgttgtggtgaagagggagctaaggccaagctctcaattgaccagtcgatctacgttcctccctTCACCTataggcatgagctgtgggtcgtgaccgaaagaacaagatcccggatacaagcgaaatgactttcctccgcagggtgtccgggttctccgttagtgaacgggtgagaagctcggtcatccgggagaggctcagtgtcgagccgctgctcctccgcattgagaggagccagatgaggtggctggggcatctgatctggatccCTCCCAGACACTCtcctggtgaggtattccgggAATATCCCACCGCACAGAGACCCCGAggagacccaggacacgctggagagactatgtctcttggctggcttgggaatgcctcgaagtggctagggaaagggaagtctggggatccctgctgaagctatttcccccgcgacccgacccggaaaagcggtagaaaatggacaggtggatggatggatggatggatggatggatggatagtcttaAATGTTTCACTCAAATATAACGACTCTGGCACCGGTCGGTATCcccaaataacattttttatttgactgtttgATCCAGTCCTCACCTGCTTGTGGATGTCCGGTCTGGACACTTGCTGCAGGTTCTCCAGGTGCGAGTGGAACAAGTTGCTGCGGATGAGAGAGACGCCCAGCACCGACTCGATGATGTAGCCCACGGTGCAGTCGTCGGGCAGGCGGATCTTCTCCGCAGTGTTCATGAAATGGCCGCCGCTGGGGGGTACACCAAACGGAGGTGAGGAAAAAAGCACTGGCAACGAGGATGAAATAAATCGACCGAGATTCAAACTTTAAAGCTGTGAACGGTGAGGCAGACAAGCTAGCAACtaggccaccgtgctgccgttgTCGGTTCTCGTCTTACCTGGCCCACGGGCTCATCTTGAGCGCCAGTCCACGACTCACACAGAAGCCCGCCCCACCAGTGGCAAACCAGAAGTTGACTGGCTTCTGTAAAAGGAAAACACAGAAACGTCCTGTTATTCCGTCGCGCAGGATAAAAAAAACCACGGCGATTTTGAAAAGGAGCCGTCGACGCACCATCTTGTTGTCGCCCAGCCTCTCGGTGGCTTCTATGGGCCGGTCCAGGCTGGGTTTCCCGATGTACACGTCCTGGGTGTGCTGGTACTGCGAGAGCTGCTTGAGCAGAGCGCGAACGTTCACGTAGTTGTCGTCGTCCACGTGACAGAACCACCTGAGCGGCAAATGCGTCGTCAGACCCCCCCGGCCGGACACGTGCGCGTCCCCGCGTGTGTCGGAAACTCACTTCTTGCCCAGTTCGATGAACTTGTCGTACTCCACGGCCATCTTGCACGACAGGGCCTGTCGGCTGTGAGCTGCCGAACAGTTCGTGTTGATGGCGCGACTCCCTGCGACCACACGTGAACCAGACTTGTGACGAGAGACcgccatatttttttcccctcatgtgGCACAATGCGCATCTTTGTGGGGAGgcgaggataaaaaaaaaaaaaaaaaaaaaaattccaaactcaTGAATAACTCACCGATTTTCCTTTTGAGCTCCTCATCCTCGCCGTCTGTGAAAATGTACGTCTGTCGACAAAAAAGGGAATTTTCTTAGATTCAATGATTGCATACATTAAAAGGCCATAACAGTCACATTTGCATACTATGATGTgtctaattttttaaaaaaatggcatttaaaaGAACCCGTGCTCCTAATTTGGCAATGTTTGTGATTGTCCTCGTAGTTCTTTTCTCTGCTAACTCTAAGATATATTTAGTTAACTTTCAAATGTAGCACCAGTGAGTGAAGATAGCCGAGCTAACCAAGATCAATTTCCACTGAAGGGATTATAATTTATATaattaatacaataaaaattgaCCTCACCAATTATTAGCAACAGCTTGCTGGATAAAGATAAGTTTTTATCgatttttttatatctttacAGGAAAAAGGAAGTCAACTAGCTAGCTAGATAGCTAGTTAGTTACACAGCTAGTTAGCTCAATTTATTTCTGCTACCATTAACAACAGCAAGCTGGATTGatggatttgttgttgtttgaaagaaaatatatgaaatTAACTAGCCAGGCGTACATGTTACGAAATTAGACCTAGCCAACTTGATtgtttagaaaatattttgctgAAGAACCTTTATGAAGTCATCTACTTCGtgatctattttttattttgcgaACAGCATACATGGCTAGCAAGCAGAATGTATGTTAGCTACCTGTAACTAAATTAACTAGATAGCATTAGCGTTTGCTCGTAGGTAAATCAACAGCCAGGTGGATCTATTGTTATCTTTTATATCTTTGTAAACATGTGATGCCGCTGTCTGGGTACGTCGAGTCCGGTACGGCTCTTGCTTCATTTACTTTATGACAAGCGCAGTGATTAGCATCATTCAGCGTTGCTTTTATGCCGGAGGAAAACACATTGCGGTGTTAAAATGGGCCTTTTGTTCCACTTTCCACTCTCTCCATGGCAACCTCCCAGCCGCCCCCGGAGCATCCCAGACGGCGGAATACTAAAGGGGGGGAAGCAGACCATCTGACTTcatcctcaccccccccccccccaatccatcCCATTCATGCATTCACGCAGCCCCCAAGCACAATCCAAGTGTTAGCTCATAAGTGAGTGACGTGACTGCGGCCGTCAAAGAACTGTTGCGCGGCGGCAGGTGCGGGCCAACAGTCGAGCCGTTTACCCTTCAGGTGAGCCCGCACCTGCCGAGCGGCACGCCACCTTTGTCTGGCGCCACGTGCCTGCACACGCCTTTTTCGGGGTGTTTTACATTGCGGCAAAAAGGTGTACTCGCCACGGTTTGCGACATTCCCTTCATATAAACAGATCGTGACAATTAAATGCAGATATATTGCACTAAAAGGCGAAATATAACGAAACTGTACTTTGGCAATAATTCAATGTTAAACCACTAATGGTACTACGGTACTAGTACCACACTTTGACACTAAACCGTCATGacactacag contains these protein-coding regions:
- the lfng gene encoding beta-1,3-N-acetylglucosaminyltransferase lunatic fringe, with translation MLKNNGKKTAVSVGTAAALCLLMLVVAVRHHGAHVAAESTGPEESRSLPGDEDDPAAEGAGRKAFTAYFGKLSRGRREAEKPATRSPGSPGDLATPPAEDIGPDDLFIAVKTTKKFHQSRLSLLLDTWISRSMQQTYIFTDGEDEELKRKIGSRAINTNCSAAHSRQALSCKMAVEYDKFIELGKKWFCHVDDDNYVNVRALLKQLSQYQHTQDVYIGKPSLDRPIEATERLGDNKMKPVNFWFATGGAGFCVSRGLALKMSPWASGGHFMNTAEKIRLPDDCTVGYIIESVLGVSLIRSNLFHSHLENLQQVSRPDIHKQITLSYGMFEDKSNIINLKGPFTLEEDPSRFKSVHCLLYPDTPWCPPQVAF